Proteins co-encoded in one Gossypium arboreum isolate Shixiya-1 chromosome 11, ASM2569848v2, whole genome shotgun sequence genomic window:
- the LOC108477489 gene encoding blue copper protein 1a-like yields the protein MAVHRSLVIFAIVAFMAPTISLAMDYVVGDDNGWKLEVNYTDWAKDKQFYVGDTLLFKYNNASHNVYKVTGDDFNGCNVPSNNSLGLFTGNDKINLAAAGKKWYICGVTGHCNQGMKLKITVLDGTAPAPPPNAASTLLAKATNFQIVLGMTLSIAAALIMV from the exons ATGGCTGTTCATCGTTCATTAGTTATTTTTGCAATTGTTGCTTTCATGGCTCCGACAATCTCATTGGCTATGGATTATGTCGTGGGTGATGATAATGGGTGGAAGTTAGAAGTTAATTATACAGATTGGGCTAAAGACAAGCAGTTCTATGTTGGAGACACTCTTC TTTTCAAGTACAACAATGCTAGTCACAACGTTTACAAAGTGACTGGAGATGACTTCAACGGCTGCAATGTTCCATCAAACAATAGTTTGGGCTTATTCACAGGAAACGACAAAATTAACTTGGCAGCCGCCGGAAAAAAATGGTACATTTGTGGTGTTACCGGCCATTGTAATCAAGGGATGAAGCTTAAGATCACGGTGCTAGACGGTACTGCCCCTGCTCCTCCTCCTAACGCTGCTTCAACATTACTTGCCAAAGCGACCAATTTCCAGATAGTGTTAGGGATGACTTTATCCATCGCGGCTGCATTGATCATGGTCTAG